The genomic DNA TTTTTATGATGCACCTGCTTCTTTTTGTCAGCAATATGACGTGGTTGTTTAAATCCAAAggcaaaaatcaaatttttttatttttattttttaatcttagagacataaatcagatttttaaaccaaaaaatattcGTAATATTTGTCTTTAAAAATAGATATTTCCGATATACATATTCTTTTAAAACAGTGTGTtccaaaaattatatataaatatgtataaatAGTATAATTACTTTAAACAACATATAGTAGGTGATGTGTAAGTGTTGTACCGTAATATTTTTCCGATATactaaaaagtaaaagaaatatTGAGAGAAATAAAATATAGCCTCCGCACCATTGGAGATGCAAAGTTATAGCTCTGcactatttcttaaaaaattatatttttagtgTGCTATTTAGAATTGGTGGCTAAATATAGCCAAaagattggagatggccttagatcTCATGTCACCCCTTGCAAGTTGTAACTCTTTGCCTATAGTTTTTAACTCTATTGACATTTTGTTTGGTGGGTTAGGCCAAAATTTAAAGTGTTAAGCAACCTAGGGTTAAAGTTTAGCTAAAAACCATCTATTAATTACAGCAATTGCCACTCAAACGTATACAAGGTTTTAGTGACTAATCTAGTACAACATGAGGAAAGTTACTAAAAAAAGATAAGCATGATCATACTGAAACGCTAATGTCTTAAATTGGCAACGGTGTAAATGAGATTACTACTCTAAGCTAGACTAACGGGAGGGGGGTTTGAACTCATGATGCGATGAGTTGAACTCCTATCTTATAATTGCATTTTCTAAGCGGAACATCTGTAGTTCTGATGAAGCCGAGGGAAAGGGGTAAacccataaaagaaaaaaatatgatgCGGGTTCCATTTAGAATCCTTAGGTCTTTCAGTTTGCAAGTCCTAGTTACGATCACTTGCGTCACTGAGAGGCGTGATGACATTATGCAGAATTAGCATGGTTCTATACTCATTAATTTGCATGATTCTGGTACGATAGTTTCCACAATACACCTAGTCGCATTCATGGATTTTGTTACCGTGGATGGCACTATGTCGACTAATGGCACAAGGATTACTGTCTTTCGTGTGAATTCACGTGGCATTAGTCGACACGGTGCCAACGTCAGTGATAAATTATATGCCTCCTATATAtcctttgaagtctcaattatACAGTGTGACCATCGCAGTCTAGAATCGAACTTCCTATGGATATTAGTTCAACACGTGTCATAGTCGTATTCTTCGTGATCATGATTCATGATCAAGATGATGATTATCATCAAAGGTTTACAAATCATCTTTCATTATGACGTGAACAGGAGGATTCTCAGTTACAAGAGGAACTGGAAGCTATAGATCACAAGGGGGCAATAATGGTGGTCCCGGAGTAACAAGATTAAAGTCTCAGTTGAGCTTTAGTGGGCAAGATTCTCTTTCTCAAATCTCTGAAGTAAGTCAAAATGCTGGTGAAGGTGTTAGCTCTAAGAACGGCCACCATAGTGCCATGCATTCTTATCCTGCCACTAGCTTCGGGATGGAATCCTGGGATAATACCAATTCGATTGTCTTTTCAGCTCCGCCAAGTAAACGAGCTAAAAATATGGATGTTGACATATTTGACTGCCTCAATACTTTAGAATCTCAGGTACCTTAAATTCATAATCCATTTCACGTGCTTGGTTCTTAGAGTTGCAATTTTTCATATTAATAGTTGTTTTGTTGTCCATTTCAGTTTAGCCTTCCCCAGACGTCGTTAGAAATGGCAACAGTAGAGAAGCTACTACACATTCCTGAAGATTCTGTTCCTTGCAAAATCCGTGCCAAGCGTGGCTGTGCAACTCATCCGAGAAGCATTGCAGAGAGGGTTACCAACTCATCCATGAAGCTTATGTTCTGGTAGGTTGTTTATAATATGTCCTCCTGACTTGTAACTTTCATTTATGCAGGAGAGAAGAACTAGAATAAGCGGGAAGTTAAAAAAACTACAAGACCTTGTTCCTAACATGGATAAGGTAGTAATCGATGTCTCTTTTAAACCTGTATTACTGAATGTTACTGAAAATATATGGGGTCTTGACATTATTGATGCCGTAATGATATTATTGTGTATTTTCACTTTAATCCAAAGTGTTTTTAGTTAGCGAATCTTTTCCATAAAAGAACTTGTACAGATACATAATGGGGGGAAAACCTACATAAAACTGTATACAAAGTCTCTTTAAGATAGTATTTATAACATCCTATCCCTTGATTACTTAAAAAACTATTTACATTTAGACCTCCTATCCTTGAAAACTCGCCGTCAGGTGACCACTTAAGAAAAAAGTTAGGTACAAACTCAATCAAACATAATATTCAAACTggataaataaaacataatcCCAAATAGGCATGGAAATCCTTTTATTTAACGTGAATCTTAAATCATCCTATGACGTTTAAACCTAAGATAGCTCCCATCGGAATTGCTATGCATGCCAAACATTATGCTTTAACATTTGATTTGATGCATGAATAACTCTGTTTAATTTTTTCAGTTAGGAGACCCATGTATTCTCCAGCTTTCATGTTCATATGTACATTGCTGTATGAGCATTGACTACAAACTTTTACAATGCTCGATTATGAAACCTATAAACACTTCTCCCAATTTCATTTCAGCAAACGAGCTATGCGGACATGTTGGATTTAGCCGTGCAACATATCAAAGGCCTTCAACATCAAATCCAGGTTTGTGAATTGTTAATTCGTAACTTCAATACTTAATACTTATCGTATTTGCAAACTTTTTACATACACGACATGaatgtgttttggttttttcaaaTGATAATAGGTCGATCTCAACAATAGGCTTGCTCCAGAACTGTCGCATGCACAGCtattgttcttttctttttgtgttaCGATTGTGATTTACATACATTAAGTAACAATGTTTTGAGTCCGGAGTTTCAAAAGAATGTTTCTGATCATGCTTTCAGCTCTTAGTTCAGAAACCGTAAAactattgaaaatttgaaaaccgcTTTCTATActgttattttgtttcctttaaATTGTATCAAAAACTGTTTTATTAAGCTCTGCCGAATGAGGGTAATTAGTTGCTAGATTGCACCTTCCTATATAGATTTTGtctaaaattgaacaaaaaagatgAATGACCATTTCTTGTTTAACTTTCACTGTTGAATGTCTACAACTATAACGATTTACTTCCCTTCATTTCTTCCTCAAATTTCGTCTTATAagatttgttttccttttccccTATTCGCAGGATCTTCATAATGATCTTGAGCATTGCACTTGCGGCTGCAAACCAACCGCGAAATGATCCCAAATGATGATGAAGCACGCAAGCGACCAGAGAGGTCCAAACTCTGAGGGTGTCAAAAGAAGGTAGGAGCAACCGAAGCTAGACTAACTTTGTTGCATTACTTGCAGGTTAGACTTCATATTTATGAGTAGAGAACTTGATCGTTCAAACGTTGGGGACGGAAACTGTCCTTTCAtgttttggagtgattcaaaacTCCACGTGTTTTTTTGTCTATACGATGAATCTACAGTGTTTCCTAACTCATCAAGAAATTGTCTTTGTTTCTTTCGTTGAATGAGTATTGTGCATTTTGCAGTTCATTTAtcagtttcttggttttcatgTTCTGTAAAATTTTGATGTGTGGGGTGCCGAAAACCGATTCCAATTGCGGATTTGTTGCCGCAACCACTCGGATAGGGTAGAGCTTGTTTGGAAGtagttttaaaatgactaaaagtgcttttaaagaaaatgttttttagttccaaaagcacttaaagcaCTTCTTGCAAAAAAACACTTCACTTGCCTTTTTACTGATGAGAGACTGGAAATTCAAGCACACAGAAAGATTTGATAACGTTAATGTCCCTGCTTGACAAGAGAAAAATGCTCTTCCCAAATTTGAACATAAAAGTCGGTCCTCTGGAAACATTCAAACCATATCTAATACTCGAAACCAAAAATGGCACAGACAAAAGAAAGAGTAATCCGGCATCTTctaaacaaaacccagaaaccaatTTCCCCGTTGCATCACGGTTTCTTGCATCCCCTTAACGGTTGGCCTTTGCAACTCTTTCGATCTCATCCTTCTTCTTGATTGCATAACTGCGGAGAAAAACACCACCAATTGTCAGAATAGAAACGATAAAATCACGGGAAAGAAATCGAAACAGACTACATAACATAGAGGGAAAGAAACGAGTACCTGTTGGAGGAACCTTTGGCAGCGTTGATAAGTTCATCAGCCAAACATTCCGCAATAGTTTTGACGTTTCTGAAAGCCGACTCACGAGCACCAGTTGTGAGGAGATAGATAGCCTGATTCACACGTCTCAAAGGTGAGATATCCACAGCTTGACGCCTAACAACTCCAGCAGATCCAATACGGGTTGCATCTTCACGTGGACCACTGATCAGAAACAACAAGACATACAAATAAGACATAcaatagaagaaaaagaaaattgcttGATCAATTTAAGGAATTAACCGGGGGAAAACGATATTTAAACATATTCATGTCTATGTACCTGTTAACGACAGCATCAACAATAACTTGGACTGGGTTCAGATCAGTCAGCAAATGGATAATTTCCATTGCATGCCTAATAATCCTGACAGCCATGAGTTTCTTTCCATTGTTTCTTCCGTGCATCATGAGTGAGTTTGTAAGCCTCTCCACAATAGGGCACTGAGCTTTCCTGAATCGCTTCACCGAGTATCTCCCAGCAGTGTGAGGTACGTAAGTTGCATGCCTGGCAGGTACCACTCCAACATAGTCCGCCAGGGAAATGTCGCTGACCTATACATTGCAAATTATACATTATCACTTGAAGTATACAAAGGTAGTAGATGTTGACAAATTAGTCCATACATTTGAAAATGTGAATGAAGTATACACAGGAAGTGATCTCAATGGCCAGGTAACGAAGTATAAGATGtatgaaattaacaaaaatatgtaGAAAACAATTATTTTATCTGTATAAATTTGATAACACATAAGAAATAAGATCGGCGTATTCAGGACAGCACCAAATACCTATCGTAGCTCTATGCATACACGATGAAGCATACGGTCTAGACAAACTATTTTACCGCGCTCAAAACAGtagaaatcaaataaattatagTATAAAATCCAGCAACCTGAACATCATCAAAGCTCCAGCGGTTGAACAGCTTCACGTCATAGTGAGGTTGCGTTGGTTCGACCACAGCAGGAGCAGCTACGGCGGCGGCAGCCATGATTCTGTATAAACACAATTGAAAAGCTACAAAATTTAGAGCATTATAGGGTTTAGTTCTGCAAGAACCAACACAAATATGTTACTAATTCCTAAGAACTGCCATTAAAAATCAAGctacaaaaatgtaaaaaaaaaattctgttgGTCAAAATTGGAGATTATTTCACAATGCTCAAATGttctaatattaaaattaaggaCTGAGACCTAACACCAGATATTCCTACAAATCAAGTTataaaattgagaaaaatattaaataaaatagcaaaaaaaaaaaaaaatgaaatgaaaggaGAAAAGGATACAAATTCTTAAATTTCTTAATTCGATTCGCATACCCGACTAAAAATTCGAGcttaattcttaaaaaaaaaaaaaaaaaaaaaaaaaaaaaaccaacaacaacaaaacaaagaattaaGAAGAAAACTATAAAATGTGTTTTCGACAGTAAGCAACAGGTGAGATGCGAAAGATAAGAAATCAATGGCGGGAAGCGGCGGAGAGCGGTGAACACTGACCAGGAGGATAGAGTTTCAGACGAGAGCGAGAGAGCTTGAACCGGAGACGAGGGAACGGCAGACAGGGGGCTTTTGGAGAAGGCGAGGAAGAGCTTCCTTAATCAGCTAgggtttgggttttaggttgGGCTTGGGCCTCTTTGGTGtggattcaaaattttgagttaAGTGACATCTGATATAAGCAATGatgtcatttgaaaaatttgtaaaataaaaaaaaaaaggataaagatTTCTCGTATATCATAATtatcatttgattaattaatttttgtttttaattattaatttattaaataataaacgtaattcaaatgatatgacTGTCTATATCAAATGTCGTCTAAAATAGTATAAAAATGTAGTACAAAAAATACCCATTTCTTAAAcagaatttattttctttaaatatttaattgaaGGTGCCAAATCTATTCGTAAAACCgcaataaaagaataaattagaaatataataaataaaaaataaaacaagaaaaaaagatgCCCAAAAATCTATGACGAAGGCACTACTTGCGCAGTATGTCCGTCTGCCTCCTGCCAGCGCAATTACAAC from Pyrus communis chromosome 17, drPyrComm1.1, whole genome shotgun sequence includes the following:
- the LOC137722907 gene encoding transcription factor bHLH128 produces the protein MYPTNSSSSPQKPMAPRPSTTGLTRYGSAPGSLLNSAVDSIMGAAADREFSSLRPQHLRGHYFSGDGGGDSPSFTSSESSFKVNSSNGSHRDTSTTKPLLRSHGLNEIGSSNSSSCSSTSSAALVRQRSSPAGFLSHLTAPESNGGFSVTRGTGSYRSQGGNNGGPGVTRLKSQLSFSGQDSLSQISEVSQNAGEGVSSKNGHHSAMHSYPATSFGMESWDNTNSIVFSAPPSKRAKNMDVDIFDCLNTLESQFSLPQTSLEMATVEKLLHIPEDSVPCKIRAKRGCATHPRSIAERERRTRISGKLKKLQDLVPNMDKQTSYADMLDLAVQHIKGLQHQIQDLHNDLEHCTCGCKPTAK
- the LOC137722579 gene encoding small ribosomal subunit protein uS7-like, whose amino-acid sequence is MAAAAVAAPAVVEPTQPHYDVKLFNRWSFDDVQVSDISLADYVGVVPARHATYVPHTAGRYSVKRFRKAQCPIVERLTNSLMMHGRNNGKKLMAVRIIRHAMEIIHLLTDLNPVQVIVDAVVNSGPREDATRIGSAGVVRRQAVDISPLRRVNQAIYLLTTGARESAFRNVKTIAECLADELINAAKGSSNSYAIKKKDEIERVAKANR